From the Ctenopharyngodon idella isolate HZGC_01 chromosome 3, HZGC01, whole genome shotgun sequence genome, one window contains:
- the bcat2 gene encoding branched-chain-amino-acid aminotransferase, mitochondrial isoform X3: MACAQRYVNKVVIVTGGTRGIGRAIVKVFVQNGSKVVFCAQETELPAGQSLESELNKEGPGSCMFLSCDVTKEDDIKRLISKTFEKFGQIDCLVNNAGWHPPHKPTDETTAEEFRDLLNLNLISYFLASKYALPYLRKTQGNIINLSSLVASIGQKDAAPYVATKGAITAMTKAMAVDESRYQVRVNCISPGNIRTSLWETLAGQTENPSATIKGAENAQLIGRMGTEAESGLAALFLAADATFCTGIDLFLSGGAELNYALKSQVP; this comes from the exons ATGGCTTGTGCTCAGCGCTATGTCAACAAAGTTGTCATCGTCACTGGAGGCACTAGAGGCATTGGAAGGGCTATCGTTAAAGTGTTTG TGCAAAATGGGTCCAAAGTTGTCTTCTGCgctcaagaga CTGAGTTGCCAGCTGGCCAGTCTCTTGAGTCtgagttgaataaggaaggacCGGGATCATGCATGTTTTTGTCATGTGACGTGACGAAAGAGGATGACATTAAG CGATTAATAAGTAAGACGTTTGAGAAGTTTGGACAAATCGACTGTTTGGTGAACAACGCTGGCTGGC ACCCCCCTCACAAGCCCACAGATGAAACCACTGCAGAGGAGTTTAGAGACCTGCTTAATCTGAACCTCATCAGCTACTTCCTTGCTTCCAAG TATGCACTGCCGTACCTGCGCAAAACACAAGGAAACATCATCAATTTGTCCAGCCTTGTCGCCTCAATAGGTCAGAAAGACGCAGCTCCCTATGTGGCAACCAAG GGGGCGATCACCGCCATGACTAAAGCAATGGCTGTGGATGAGAGTCGCTATCAAGTGAGAGTGAACTG CATCTCTCCAGGCAATATAAGGACATCTCTGTGGGAGACGCTTGCTGGCCAAACCGAAAACCCTTCTGCTACTATTAAGGGGGCAGAAAATGCTCAG TTGATTGGTCGAATGGGAACGGAGGCTGAGAGTGGATTAGCTGCCCTTTTCTTGGCAGCTGATGCCACTTTCTGTACTGGGATAGATTTGTTTCTAAGCGGAGGGGCCGAACTGAACTACGCCCTCAAAAGCCAAGTTCCTTAA